A window from Synechococcales cyanobacterium T60_A2020_003 encodes these proteins:
- a CDS encoding sulfotransferase: protein MASLFHPLCGSMPGTLLKLLRDNEPIAPNRVPQVAIALAVSLARWPFSTAERVMFNRTQLQHKPMPDPVFIVGYWRSGTTHLHNLLAQSPQFGYITPLATGLPWDILGIVHTLEPLLEQALPQDRYVDNVAVTPTSPQEDSIPLATMGAASYYHGLYFPQHFETHFRKEIFVEDEGDEIEIWRSLHQHLLRKVSIHQGDRPLLIKNPVYTGYVRHLRALWPNAKFIHIYRNPYHVFPSTRHFFTRLLPELALQSYNCEQLPIDALILESYPYLMERLKTDTLDLSPNQFAEIRFEDLESKPLEVLEGLFTQLKLPDFETASPHLKLYLDSLRGYRKNDYVLDSETISLIDAHWSAYIEQWGYRAVNPSI, encoded by the coding sequence ATGGCGAGTCTCTTTCATCCCCTGTGTGGCAGTATGCCCGGTACGTTGCTGAAGCTGCTGCGAGACAATGAGCCGATCGCCCCTAACCGAGTGCCCCAGGTAGCGATCGCCCTAGCCGTATCCCTCGCCCGCTGGCCTTTCTCAACCGCAGAGCGAGTGATGTTTAACCGGACACAGTTGCAGCACAAGCCGATGCCGGATCCGGTGTTCATTGTGGGCTACTGGCGATCGGGCACGACTCACTTACATAACTTGCTGGCGCAGTCTCCCCAGTTTGGATACATTACGCCCCTCGCCACAGGACTCCCCTGGGATATTTTAGGGATTGTGCACACTCTGGAACCGTTGCTAGAGCAAGCCCTACCCCAGGATCGCTACGTGGATAATGTAGCCGTCACGCCCACCTCGCCCCAAGAGGACTCCATTCCCCTCGCCACAATGGGCGCAGCATCCTACTATCACGGCCTCTATTTCCCCCAGCACTTTGAAACCCATTTCCGCAAAGAGATCTTTGTAGAGGATGAGGGAGACGAGATAGAGATCTGGCGATCGCTCCACCAGCACCTATTGCGAAAAGTCTCGATTCATCAAGGCGATCGCCCGTTGTTAATCAAAAATCCGGTCTACACGGGCTATGTTCGGCATCTCCGGGCATTATGGCCAAATGCTAAATTTATTCACATCTATCGCAATCCCTATCATGTTTTTCCCTCAACCCGTCACTTTTTCACCCGATTACTGCCGGAACTGGCTCTGCAATCCTACAACTGCGAACAATTACCGATTGATGCCTTGATTCTAGAGAGCTATCCCTATCTGATGGAGAGACTCAAAACAGACACTCTTGATCTATCGCCTAATCAATTTGCCGAAATTCGCTTTGAAGACTTGGAATCAAAGCCCCTTGAGGTGTTAGAGGGTCTCTTTACGCAGCTAAAACTCCCCGATTTTGAAACCGCCTCTCCCCACCTTAAACTCTATCTAGATAGCCTGAGAGGCTATCGCAAAAA